One bacterium genomic window, CGGCATGACGACCTGGACAAGCTCAACCACGAGGCGGTGGCGGCCGCCGCGCTGTACTCCCTGGGGGAGGCGCTCCAGGTCCCCGGATTCGCCGCCGCCGCCTCCGACAAGGCGCGAAAAGTGCTGGAACGCCAGACCGGGGAAGGCTGGTTCCCCGAGCTGGGGGGGCTGGACAGCGGGTACTCGTTTCTCACCCTGGAGTACCTGGCCCAATGCTGGACCTTCTCCCGCGCACCGGCTCTGGCCGGGGCCCTGGAAAAGGCGCTCGGGTTTCTGCTCGACCTCGTCCAGCCGGACCTGACCACCGGCCGCGAATACAACCTCTGCGGCAATTCCTACGTGTCGCTTCTGGGCGCGGCGATCATGGCCGAATTTTCACCGGCGGCCCGGGAGCTTTTCCTCCAGGGCGCTTCCCGCTCCAACGCTCTCGACCAGCTCGCTCAGGACGACCTCAGCGCCTGCTATCATCTCTACAACGGGCTGCTCTCCGTGCTCCACTATCGGCGCTGGTGCCGTCTCTACGACGAGACCGCGGCCCGGCTCCCCTGTCAGGGCCCCCCCTTCATCCGGGTCTGGCCCGAAGCCGGCTTGGTCGCGGCGCGGACCGGCGCTTATTACGCACTCTGCTCCGCCCGGGCCGGGGGCACGGTCAAGATCTACCCCGATGCCCTCCCCGAGACGCAACTGTGGAAGGACGCGGGTTATCGGTTGACCGCCGGCGGCCGGACGCTGGCCACCGGCGGCTGGTCGCCGGCGGGGCGCCTGGAAGTTCTCTCGGAGACCGCGTTCCGGGTCCGGGCCGGCTTTCGGGAGGTCTCGTATTTCTTCCCCGGCCGCTGGCTGAGGATGATGGTTTCCCTGATCAGCGCGGTCCCGGGCGGTTATCTGCTGATCAAGAAAGGGATGGACCTGGTTCGGAAGCGCAAGAGCGCTTCGCTGCAGCTTTCCCGAGTGTCCGGCGCCCGTTCCCGGGGAGGGCTGACGAGGAAAGTGGAGTTTACCCCTCAAAGCGTCCGGATCGGCGATCTCCTCGAACGCGCGTCCGCGGAACCCCTCCGGGCAGCCGCGGCGGAAATCTCCGTGTATTCCCGGGGGGTGTTGATCGCGCGCCCCGCGGGGGAACCGACGGCGTCCCTGCCCGGAGCGCTGGTCCGCGGCCGGCAGGTTCGCGTCGAAAAAGAGATCGCCTTCCCCGCCGGCGCGTTCACGGTCCGGATCACGGGCGGGGACGTCGATGGGGAGTAGATCGAAACCGTCCGGCCCGCTGTTCCGGGCCCTTCAGATCCTGGTCCTGGCGGCCGTTGCCTTCTTCCTGGGCCGCTATCTTTACCGGCTGGATTGGACTCGGTTCTGGAAGGAGCTGTCGGGAGCTTCTCCCGGGGGCCTGGTTCTTTCCATGGGCCTGACCGTGCTGGGGGGGCTTCTGGTCGCCTGGGGGTGGAGTTTCATCCTGCGGTCCCTGGGCAGCTTCGTCCCCCACCGCGCCGCCGTCCGGATCTACTTTCTCAGCGAGATGGCCAAATACATTCCGGGAAAGATCTGGACCGCGGTCGGCCGGGCGGTGATGCTGGAAAAGTGGTCGGTCCCCAAAACGGTGACCGTCTCCACCGTGGGGATCATGTTGATCGTCCTGGCCGCTTCCGGAGTGGTGGTTGCGCTCCTCTCCCTGCCGTTCTGGCCTTCCCTGGACGCGGCGGGCATATCCACCGGGTTTTTCCCGGTGTTGTTCCTGCTCCTGCCGGCGGCTCTGATCCTGCTGCATCCCCGGGTTTTCGATCCGGTGCTCAACTGGTTCCTGCGCCGGATCGAACGGGTCGACGCGCCCGTGCACCTGCATTACGGCCGGACGGTGCTCTTGGTCCTGTATTGGACCGGACTCTGGCTGATCAAGGGTCTCGCTACCTGGATCCTGCTGGCGGCGATATTTCCGCTTCCCCGGGTGCCCCCGCTCCCCTGGCTCTCACTCTCGGGGGTGATGGCGGTCTCCTGGATCGTCGGAGTCGTCAGTCCCTTCACCCCCGCCGGGCTGGGCATCGCCGAACTGACCATCGCCCTCCTGCTCCCGGCGCTTTTCGGGCTGGACGCTTCGTCCAGCGCCGTTTTCGCGTTTCTCTGCCGGATCTGGGCGGTTATCGCCGATCTGATCTGCGTGGGGCTGTCGGCTGTTATCGGCTCGCGCCGGGTCGGGGGGGGGCGGTAACGGGGGGCGCAACCGTCCCGTTCGTTGCTTCTGCGGGAGGGGGCGCGGGCACGGCGCCGGGCCCCGGGCCCCGCCGCAGAACCCGCACGATCTCTTCCGCGATCAGCCGGTGAGCTTCCGGGTTGGGATGTTTGTCGACGCAGTGAGGCGGTTCTCCCCGGTAGATGGTGTAGAGTTTCCCGAACGCGGCCCGGCGCCCGCGCGGTGGCAGGGGGGGTATCTTTTCCAGGAGCCGCGGCTGGGCGTCGATGATGGGGATGCCCAATTCGGCGAAACGGTCCGGGGGGGGCTGGGGTTCTTCTCCCCAGGGGAGGTTGAGGATATAGGCCTGGCCGCCGTTGGCCCGGGCGAGTTCGGCGATTTCTCCGAAAACGGCGCGTTCTATTTCCCAGTCGTCCCCTCCCGGTTCCGGAACGAGGCCGAGGCGTTTCTTGAGGTTGAAGAGGAACATATTCAAATCGTCGTGGAAATAGAGGGGGAGACCGGCCCGGAAGAAGAAGGAGATGAAATCGGCCGTGCCCGCGGCCGTTTCCCGGAATTCCTCGAAGGGAAGGTCGAAGAGGATGCTCTGAAAGACCGGCCCGTGAACCCGGAGCCCCCCGGGGGTTTCGTAGAAATAGGGGATGGGAGCCGCTCCCAGGAACCCGATCGGCCCCAACGCCCGCTTGGCTCGCTCCACCAGCCACGGCGACCACTGCACGATGACGACTTCCGGTTTCAGGCGCGGGATCAGGGTCCGGGCCCGCAGCAGCATCTGGGTCAGCCCGTAACTGCAGACCCCGGCGTTGACCGTGTCCCATCCGAGCATTTCCCCGGCTTTCCAGATATAGGTGTCCTCTTCGGCCACGGCGTCCCCGTAGGTGAACGAACACCCCAGGGCCATCAGGAGGGGGTGGGTCGCCGCCGCCGACCGGGAGGCGGCGGCGGGGATCCGGCAGCCGTTTTCGTCGCAGAGCGTGGGAATGGGAGGCCCCTCCGAAAAGGTCTGCAGGCCGGATGAAGAGGGGAGGGGGGCGAACCCCAGCGCCTGATCGGGGGCGTGGACGCGCCCCCGCCACCCGCGCACTCCGTTCTTGAGATACTGATAGAGGGGGTAAGCCCGCCGGTAGACCGAGTAGAAATATACCCCTCCCGCGCCGCCGACGGTCACGACCAGTATGAGCACGGACGCGGTGAAGGCGAATATCCAGCGTTTTCTTGGCGAGTATTCGTGCACTTCCCGGCTCCGAAACGCCGTTTCGAGGTACTCCCTCGGGTAACAGTATATATGACGATTCCCTCCCCCGGTCAATGCCCGCGGCGGTCGGGTATTTCTCTGGCCAGGCTCGGCGAGTTTAGTACAATAACCGCACGCGATCTGGAGGCAGGGCCATGGCTGGATATGACGGAGAGGGAACGATACCCCGCTCGAACCGGGCCGGAGCATACCGGGTCCGGGTCTGCGGCCGGGGGGGGTGGGGCTCGTTCGTCGTCCAGGGGACGGTTCTGACCCTTTTTTCCTGCTTCCCCACCGTCTGGGGGAGCCTCTTGCGGCCCCGGGTATACCGGTTGATCCTGGGTGCGGTGGGGGCGGGGTGCTTTCTGGAGAAGAACATCCGTTTCTACCGCCCCTCCCGGGTGCGGTTGGGGGAGCGCGTCTTCGTCGGCGAGGGAGCGTTTTTCGATGTCGGCGGCGGCGGCGAGTCGATCGAAATCGGGTCCGACAGCCACGTTTCCCGGTATGTGTCCATCCGCACCCAGTACGGCCGCGTCGTCGTCGGGTCCCGGGTCAATATCGGCGCCGGGTCCTTTCTCTATGGATACGGAGACATCGAAATCGGCGACGACTGTCTCCTGGCCAACCAGGTGGAAGTGGTGACCGGGGGCCACGAACACGGCCGCCGGGACCTGGCCATGCGTTTCCAGGGACGGCGCCCCACCCGGACCGTGATCGGGAGGGATTGCTGGTTGGGGACCCACGCGGTGGTCCTGGGAGGAGTCTCCCTGGGGGAAGGCTCGATCGTCGGCGCCGGGGCGGTAGTGACCGGCGACATTCCACCCTACAGCATCGCCGTCGGGGTTCCCGCCCGGGTTATCGGAACCCGCGCGTCCGCGGGGGAGACCGGGACATGAGGGTACTGGTCTCAATCTTCGAGGAACTGTATCCCCTCAGCGGGGGCGGTTCGCCGCGCATCTCCAACCTCTGCCGGGCCTTTGCCCGGGGCGGCCACGAGGTGATTGCCGCCGGAGGGTTCGCCGCTTCCGACCGGGAAGTCAGGGAGTACCTGGGCTGCCGGGAGCTGGTCCGGCTCAAGAGCGTCAGCCGCCTCGATCCGGGGAAAATGAAGAAATATCTCACCGCCCACCCGGTCAACCTGGCCCGGGTGGGGCGGGCCGTCCGCCGGCTGGCTCCCGACCTGGTGGTCTCGCATAATACCATCGCCGGTTACGGCGCCCTCCTCGGGGCCGGGATCTCCCGCCGGCGCCCTTTTCTCGTCCTCGACCTGACCGATGTGCTGTTCGAGTACCTGGACGATTACCGGTCCGGCGGTTGGTTGCGGGCGGTTCAGCGGGGGGGACGGCGCCTGGAAACCTCCGCCATTCGGGGTTCGGACCTCATCATCACCATTTCCGACTCCATGAAGGAGATCGTCGAAGGGTACGGGGCTTCGCCGCGACGGATCGAAGTGGTCTGCGACGGGGTGGACCCCGATATTTTCCGGGAGACCGACGAGACCGCCCTGCGAGCCCGCCACGCCCCCGGAGCGGAAGCCGTCGTTCTGTTCCAGGGCGTCATCGATCCCCAGGACGGCCCGGATCTCCTGGCCGCCGCCGCCGAGCGGGTACTCCAACGCCACCCGTCCGCGAAATTCTGGGTCATCGGCGAAGGCTCGGCCATCCCGGGGCTGAAGAAGCTGGTGGGGGAGACGGGGATCGCCGGCAGTTTTTATTTTTCCGGGTGGGTCACCCAGGGGGAAGTCGCCCGCTACCTGAGCGCGGGGGACATCGGACTGGTTATTCTTCCCGATATCCTTTCCGCCCGGGGCCGGGTGACGCTCAAGGAGTTCGAATACTGGGCCTGCGGTCTGTCGGTGGTGGCTCCCCGCCTCCCGGCCCTGGAAGAGGTGATTGCCGAGGAGGAGAACGGTCTTTTTTACCCCCCCGGGGACGCGGAACGGATGGCGGACTGCGTCAACCGCCTGATCGAGGACCCCGGTCTTTCCCGGCGCTTGGCGGTTTCCGGTCAGCGCCTGGTGCGCGAAGAATACCGCTGGGACCGTTTAGCCGACGAGTTCGTCTCCCGCAGCGTGGCCGCGCTCGCCCGCGCCCGATCCGCTCCGGACCTCAGTCGATAAGTCCCGAAGTTTTTCCGGCGGTTTGCTGCACGGCGAGATCGTCGACCCCGATCCCGGCGCAGCGGTACCGCCCGCGCCGGGCGGTCTTCCCCCCGAAGTCGATGGCCCCGACCGGGCAGAAATGGAGGCAGGCCAGGCAGTTTTGGCAACGGTTCCCCCAGACCGGCCGGCCGTTTTCGTAGGAGATATTTTCCACCGGGCAGATCCGCGCGCAGAGGCCGCAGGATGTGCAGGCCGCGGAGACCCGGAACCGCCGCGCCCGGTCCGGGAGCCGCCGCCGCCAGAGCCGGTTGACGGCGGGGCAGAGCACGCTCAGAAAGGCGTTGATGTCGGCGATCTTCGTCTTCCCCTCCCGGATCAGGGCGGCTGCGGCCCGGGTGCGCGCCCGGGCCCGTTCCCGTATCCGTTCCTGTTTGGCGGCCGGGGGGATGTCGTAGAAGGGGGTATAGTTGGCGGGCATGTTCACCGGGTGGCATCCGGCCAGGGATTTTCCCCGCGCGTTCAGCAGTTTTCGCAGTTGGCCGGAGGGGCCTCCGGGGGCTCCTCCCCGGGTGAAAACGGCGACGATCCGCCGCACGTCGTCGAGGTCCGTCTCGGCGGCGAACCGGGCGACCAGTTCGGGCAGGCCCCAGAAATAGAGCGGGAATACCATAAGCAGGGTTTCCGCGCTGAGGCGAGTCGCTCGGGGTCCGACAAAAGCGGTCATGGGCTCCGGGGCCTCGGCTCCCAGATCTTCGGCGAGCCACCGGGCCACGGTCAGGGAGTTTCCCGTCCCCGAGAAAAAACAGAGGGCGTATTCCTTCATTGCGACCTCCAAGGTGCCGGTTGGCTTGAGATTACAGGAAATCGCTGCGGTTGTCACGTTCCTCGCTTCGGGCCGCGTTCCCGGTCCGAGTTCAGGTGGACGAAGCCGGAGCGATATGGTTCAATACCCGTTATCCCGTACCTTGAGGACGACGAGACCGTGAAAGTGCTTATATCCAACCCCCCCTGGCCCGGAGAAGGGTTCGGGGCCCGTTCCGACGTTCGGTGGCCGCACAAACGCAGCGACAAGTTCATCGAATACCCGATCTACCTCGCTTATCTGGTGGCGATCGTCCGCGGCGAAGGCTACGACGTCGAGTTTATCGATGCCGTTCTCGAGGAGCTCTCCATAGCGGATTTCGCCGGCCGGGCCGGCGCGGCGGCGCCGGATATGGTCGTTTTGGAATGTTCCACCCCCTCCATCGATTACGATCTCCGGACCGCCGCCGCCGTGAAAGCCGCCGCCCCCGCGGCCATGGTGGTCCTGATCGGGTCGCACCCCACCGTTTTTCACCGGGAGATCATGGAAGAGAACCCGGAGGTGGACGTCGTCTGCCGGGGAGAATACGATTTCACCGTCCGCGATCTGGCCCGGGCTCGGGCCGGGGGAAAGGGCCTGGAGGAGATCGAGGGGATCACCTGGCGTTCTCCCCGGGGCGTCAGGGTCAACCCCGAGCGGCCGCTGATCGCCGATCTGGACGAGATTCCCTTTCCCGCCCGGGACCTGGTGGCGAGCAAGTATTACCGGCAGGGGACTTTTCGCGGGAAGACGCCGACCACGGTGGTCACGTCCCGGGGATGCCCCTTCGGGTGCACCTACTGCCTTTGGCCGCGAACGCTTTACGGGAGAACGTTCCGGGCCCGGTCCGCCGGGAACGTGGTGGACGAACTCGAGGAATGCGTCCGGCGCTACGGCATCGACGAGGTTTATTTCGACGACGACTCCATGGCCCTGGACCGGGAGCGGATGCTGAAGATATGTTCCCTGATCGTCGAGCGCGGTCTGCGTTTCGAATGGATCGCCCAATGCCGGGTTTCGAGCATGGACGAAGAAGTGCTGCGGGCCATGAAGCGTGCCGGTTGCCGGTATATCCGGTTCGGCGTGGAATCGGGATCGCCCAAGATGCTGCGGCTGATGAAGAAAGGGATCACCACCGAACAGGTCGTCCGGGCCTTTGCCCTGGCCCGGAAGGTGGGGATCAGGACCCAGGCGTTTTTCCTGTTCGGGGTTCCGGGAGAGAATGCGGAGACGATCGAGGAAACGATCCGCTTCGCCAAGCGGCTTCCCGCCGACAGCGCCCAGTTCGCGGTGGTCATCCCCCATCCCGGCACCGAGCTGTACGCTTCCGCCCGAGCCGCCGGCTCCCTGAAGTACACTTCCTGGGAGGATTTCTCTTCCTGTCGCGGCATGATCGAAACCCCCGAACTCTCGCTGGATCAGGTGGAGGCGGCCCGGATTCGGGCGTACAAGGAGTTCTATTTCCGGCCCTCGTTTCTTCTGCGCACCCTGGTCGGAATTCACAGCCTGGATGATCTTAAAAGCGTACTCGCCAGCGCCCGGTCCATCGTCAGCCGGATCGGTTTCTTTCGGCGGGATTGACCCAGGAGAGCGGGATGAATGAGAAACGGTCAACGCGGGTTTCGGTCCTTATCCCCCTCTACAACGAAGAGGAGAACCTGGAGCCCCTGGTCGGGCGTCTCCGGCCGGTGCTCGATTCCCTCGGCGCCGATTGGGAGGTGATCTTCGTCGACGACGGTTCCACCGACGGGTCCTTCGAGCGCCTGCGTCGGCTTCGCGACGGTTGTCCCGGGCTGAAAGCCGTCCGCTTCCGGCGCAATTTCGGGAAGTCCGCCGCCCTCAGGGCGGGTTTCCGCCAGGCGCGGGGAGATCGGGTGGTGATCATGGATGCCGACCTTCAGGACGATCCCGAGGAGATTCCCGGACTTCTGGAGCTGCTCGACCAGGGTTACGACCTGGTCGGGGGGTGGCGCGCCGACCGGCGCGACCGCTTCGTCAAGCGGCAGACTTCCCGGATCTATAACCTGGCCACTTCGACCCTGACCGGCATCCGGATACACGACTTCAACTGCGGCCTGAAGGCCTTCCGCCGGGAAGTGATCGAGTCGATTCCCGTGCACGGAGAGCTGCACCGCTACATCCCCGTTCTTGCGCACCGGCGCGGATTCCGGGTCACGGAGAAGAAAGTCCGCCACCACCCCCGCCTCCATGGGGAAAGCAAATTCGGGCCCTACCGGTTTTTCGCCGGGTTCGCCGATCTGGTGACCGTTCTCTTCCTGACCAGGTACTTCAAAAAACCCCTGCATTTCTTCGGGGGGTTGGGGTTGATGTTCTTCGTCGCCGGTTTCGCGATCGATTTCGTGCTCCTGGTCGGGAGTCTGTTCGGCGAAACCATCCGTACCCGGCCGCTCCTCTTCCTCGGCATCCTGCTTATGTTGATCGGATTCCAGTTCATCTCCACCGGGCTGTTGGGCGAGATGCTGGCGATGGGGCGGGATGAAGACGAACGGGAGTATCTGGTTGGTGAGACTCTCGAGTAATCGCTGGCTGCGGGGGCTGGCCCGGGCCGGAGCTTCCCCCTATTTCCCCCTCCTGCTCCTGGGTGCGTTTCTTCTCTTCGTCTTCGTCCGGGCGATGGCGTCGTACTCCGCCGCCCTCGGTTCCGACCCTTTCGGGATCGTTCACTTCGCCGGCCACCTCTCGAGGGGAATGCTCTTCAGCGATTTCCCCGTCTACGATTGGTTCAAGCGCGACTGGGCCCCGGGCGAAGCCCATTTCGTCCTCCACGGCAACTACATCGCCGACGGGCAACGGCTTTTCTGCAAGTACACGATCGGGTTCCCTCTCATCCTGGCCGGGTTCATCCGGGTACTGGGGCCGGGATCGGTATATTTCGCCAACGTGGTGGTGCTGGTCATCCTGTTGGCCGCGGAATACGGCCTCGCCCGGTCCTTCCTCCGGAACTTTACGGGCGATCGGCTGCTGGCCCTGATCGCTCCCATCCTCCTGATGGTTCTGGTCAACAAGATCTGGGGCCTGGCTCTGCGCCCGGCCCGGGATCTTTCCGCCCTGGCCTTGCTGGTTCTCGGGTTTTACCTGGGGGCCGTGGGCCTGGGCCGGGCGCCGCGGCTTCGCTGGGGTGCCGTGGGGGCCGGGGCCTTCTGTCTCGGTTTCGCCGGCTCGGTCCGCTTTCCCAATGTCCTGGCCGCGGTGCCCGCGTTCGTCTATCTCCTCGAGCGCCTGTTGCGGAAGAGCACGCTTCGCCGGGGAACGGCCGCGGTCTTGTTGGCGGTCCTCTGTTTCGGCCTGGGCCTGGTTCCCGCCCTCTACCAGAATCTGGAATCGACCGGGAATTTTCTCAAGCCCCCCCGTCCCGAAATCGTGGACCGAAACCCGGTTCAGGTGGAGGGAGAAACCAACCCCCCCCCGCTCTGGCTGGGGTTCTTCAAGACCACCGCCCCGGAAACCCTGGGGTACTTCTGGCGTCTGTACGGCCCCTTTTTTCTGGGCCTGATCCTGCTCGGCGCGGCGGCGCTGCGCCGCTCCCCCGGCGCCCTGATCGTCTGTCTGGGCGTCCCGGCGGTCTTCGTGCTTTTTTACAGCATGTGGGTCCACCTCATGATCAGGTACATGATGGTCGCCCAGCCGTTTCTGGTGGTGCTGGCCGTCGCCGGGTGCGGCTACCTGCTGGCCGCGCCCCGCCGCTGGGCCGTGGTTCTTCTTCCCCCGGTGCTCCTGCTCGATTGGGCGGCGCGTTCCCGGCTTCCGCACGCCTACGGCCTGGAATATGTGGATACTCCGGTCCTGATTTTCGGAGTTTTTCTTTGGATCGCCGCCGCCTGGCCGTCGCGTCCGCGTCGGGCGCGGCTGCGGGTTCTGTTTCTCGCGGCGGGCGTCGCCGCCGTCTTTCTGGGGCGCTACCCCGCCGTCCTCCGGGACCAGGCCGAGGAAGCTTTTCAGCTTCCCCAGGCGCGCCGGCTGGGGGCCGACATCGATGCCCTGGTCCCCCCGGGCTCGGTGATTTTCGCCACCAAACCGGTTTCCGAATACATCAACCTCTTCACCCGGTCGTACTCCCTGCGTCCCTTCGAGATGGCCCGGATGCGGGTCGAGACCAGGGCGGGCATCGAACGGATCCTGGAGAGGGGCACCGGCGTTTTCCTGATCGAGTCGTCCGGTTGGAAGCGAGACGCCCGTAAGGCCGAGCCGTCTCTTCTCTACCACTTCGACCTGAAGGAAGCCGGCGCCGTGCGCGGCGCCGACTATAACCTGGAAAAACGGTTCGGGCGCCCGGTGAGCCGGATCTTCGAGGTGGTCCCCTGGCGACCGGGACCCGTAAGCTCGGTGCTGAAGGTGCCCGCGGGGGACGGCCCGTGGCTTTTTTCCCTGGACGCGCGGGCATTCAACCGCGCCGGCCCCCGCCGGGCCGAAGTCGCCCTCGGGGGCCTGAGGCTCGCTTCCTCCCTGGAGAACGGCCGGAACTTTTTCGTAGTTCCCCGGGGCGCCCTTCCCGGTCCGGAGGCGGTTTTGACGGTTGACGCTTCCGATCCCGTCCCCCGGGATCTGGCCCCGCGGCTGCAGCCGCTCGATCGGCCCTGGGAGGTGGACCTGGGAGCCGAGCCCGACTTCCCCGGTGACTACGCCCGCGACGGATTCTCCGAGGCCCGCTTGCGCGACGCCGACGCGGTGCGCCTCTGGTGGGGGCAGACGGGCCGCGCCGTCGTTCCCACCCCCGGAGGGTCGGGATACGAACTCTTCGCCGTCTTGAAACTGGCCAACGTCCGCGGCGCGCCCCGGCCTGCCTTCCTCCGGGTCGCCCTCAACGGGACCCCGGTGGCGGACCTCGACCTTTCCGACCTGGCCCGGGGCTGGCGGGAATACCGGGTGGCGCTTCCGTCCCGGGCTCTTGTCGGCCTCCGCGGGGTCCTGGAATTGACCCCCTTCGTTCCCGCCGGTAACCCGATTTCTCCGGACGAGAATAGAGTAGGAGCTTTTCTGGCCGGCGGTCTTGTTGTCGAACGCTGTCCTCTCCAGTTGGGGATGGCCCTTCCCCCGGGGAAGTCCTCGTTTCTGGCTTTTCAGGTCGAATCTGGAGAAGGTGCGACGGTCTGTCGTCCCCCTTACGTCTTTTTCGTCGACTCCGACCGGCTGGGGGAAGCGCCCGCCCCCGGCGTTCAGCGCGTCCTTCTCCCCCCCGGCCCGGGCGGCGGGGCGTTTCTGGAGGCGTTTTCGCGGCAGGGGGGGTGCCGGGTGCCCTTTTCGCCGGAGTATCTGCTGGTTCCTTCCGCGCCGGCATTTGAAATCGACGTCGGGGGAGACGCCGACTGGGCCTTCGCGGAGACCGGGTTTTACGGGGCCGAGCGTCATCTGGGGACCGAGACCGTGCGTTGGACCTCCGGCCTTTCCCGCCTGGTCGTCCCCTTGTTTTCGGGAATGGAAACCGGCGGGGAAGTACGTTTTCGGGCGTTCAACCTCGCCCCCCCGGCCGCGGGCCCGATTTCGGTGACGGTCCGCCTCGCCGGCCGGGTTCTGGGCACGGTGTCGCCGCCGCCGGGGGAGGGGGTGTATCGGTTCCCATTCTCTCCGGACGGGTTTTTCCCGCGGTTGGCGGTCCTGGAATTCGAATCTTCGACCTGGCGACCGTCCGATTTCGGGGGAGGAGCCGACGACCGGGAATTGGGCGTGATGCTGGACTGGATCCGCCTGGGAGCTCCGGAAGACGGCGGCCGCCTGCCATGAACCGAATCTGCGCCGCTCTTCTGGTCGCGGTGGTCGTGGTTGTGGGGGTCTACGGGGCCACCAACTACAACGCGCTCCTGAACTCCGACAGCTACACGTATTTAAGCTACGCCCGGAGCCTGGCCCGAGGAGGGGTCTTCGGCGATCCCGGGATCTATTCCCATTTCCGCTCCTACTGGCCCCGTGAACGCTCCAGCCTCATCTCCGGAAACCGCCACATGGATGGGGGAAGGATCTTCTACGACATCGATGTCGGTTATCCTCTTCTCCTGGCCCTGGCGATCCGCGGTTTCGGTCTGCCCGCCGTTTTCCTGGTCAACCCCCTCTTGCTCCTGGTCCTGGCCGTTTTTCTGGCGCTCCTCGTCCGGCGCACGGTGGGGCCGGGCGACCCCCGGGCCTGGCCGGCGGCGCTGGCGGGGCTGCTCGTTTTTCTCCTGCTTCCCCCCGGCCGGGTGTTGCTGTCGAGCATGAAGATCATGCGGGACATCCCCCCCCTGACCGCGCTGGTCGTCTCCTACTACCTGGTGGTCGTGTTCGCCCGGAGTGCGCGGCGGCGGTGGGGCGTTCTGCTGGGCGCGTCCGCCGCCTTCGGCGCGGCGGCCCTGATCCGATATACCTTCTGCATCTACGCGATCCCCTTCTGCGCTTACCTGGGCGTTTCCCTGGCGGCCCGGCGCGAGCCCTGGACCCGGTGGTTGGCGGCGGTTCTGCTGTTGGTCGTTCCGGCGCTGGTTCTGCTTTCGCCGGTGATCGTCAAGGATTTCGCCCGGTCCGGCGACCTCTTCGATACGGCCAAGGCACTCTGGAGCTACGTCGGCGCTTCGGATTCCCGGGGAGAAGTCTTTTCCCTCGACCACCTGGACGAAAGCGGCGCCTGGTATTTCGACTTTCTCCTTCGGGTGTATACCCCGGTGGGGATTTTCTTCGTGTTGGCCGGCCTCGGGTTCGGTATCCGCCGCCGGGAAGTCTGGTCGCTGTTTCTCCCCCTCTTGATTCTGCACCTGGGGCTCTTCGCGATTTTCCGGTTCAAGCACTCGCGTTACCTGCTGCCGGTATACTGCATTTTCAGCGGTCTGGGCGCCTGGGGATGCCTGGAACTCTGCCGCGTTCTACCGTCCGCGCTGGGGCGGATCGAGCGCCGGGCGTTCGCGGTTCCGCTGCGCCTGGCGGCGGCGCTGGCCGCCGCCGGCGCCGCTGTTTATTTCCTGGCCGCCGGTTATTCCCCCGCGC contains:
- a CDS encoding glycosyltransferase family 39 protein, whose protein sequence is MNRICAALLVAVVVVVGVYGATNYNALLNSDSYTYLSYARSLARGGVFGDPGIYSHFRSYWPRERSSLISGNRHMDGGRIFYDIDVGYPLLLALAIRGFGLPAVFLVNPLLLLVLAVFLALLVRRTVGPGDPRAWPAALAGLLVFLLLPPGRVLLSSMKIMRDIPPLTALVVSYYLVVVFARSARRRWGVLLGASAAFGAAALIRYTFCIYAIPFCAYLGVSLAARREPWTRWLAAVLLLVVPALVLLSPVIVKDFARSGDLFDTAKALWSYVGASDSRGEVFSLDHLDESGAWYFDFLLRVYTPVGIFFVLAGLGFGIRRREVWSLFLPLLILHLGLFAIFRFKHSRYLLPVYCIFSGLGAWGCLELCRVLPSALGRIERRAFAVPLRLAAALAAAGAAVYFLAAGYSPALAALSLAVVPAVLIPYPSQVAPGILLAGLSVALLVQAVPPVFGGKRFTISDARRLGEAFDARTAPGSLVVCARYLKQNIDVYSHCVALNPNQISSPFGLTPAEAVRVLIRDGVEVYALDNKGKRKAARFVEQLRDYFDLRPVYRWRSADLNIDYPQFSEREFLTLFRVLPWSAVPVVLQPGPGTSGAAVFDARYPWWTGDRDYIRATADGAPLEGEVLDGYNYLKFPSAGSAVEFASDRGLPAFRILRGFEPDGSISLPFGSSSGIEDWKLLDDGFFREPGGKQWRTLSGKGAVRIPPFRGEGATVSLRVRPRGGAARLALALEGKPLETVDLGPGDWRELVVPVPPATAEVGAARLELEVLSDDGAPARLDLGAVRMTAGRGE